A window of the Streptomyces griseochromogenes genome harbors these coding sequences:
- a CDS encoding PadR family transcriptional regulator — protein MGVKRRKLGNPLALAVLATLWQKPMHPYEIAQTLRRQGKDTSTKINYGSLYTVVQNLEKHGFVEVTDVERQGNRPERTVYGLTDAGREELTEWMSDLMAVPVKEFPIFETALSLMGVLHPDEVVRLLEERLATLEVQVASGRGALQKLYETLPRLFLVETEYQLHMLQAQATWVRDVLDEIGKGTLPGVDGWRRFHETGEIPPEFRELEAHDTEE, from the coding sequence ATGGGCGTCAAGCGCCGAAAGCTCGGCAATCCGCTGGCGCTCGCCGTCCTGGCGACCCTCTGGCAGAAGCCGATGCATCCGTACGAGATCGCCCAGACCCTGCGCCGGCAGGGCAAGGACACGAGTACGAAGATCAATTACGGCTCGCTCTACACGGTCGTGCAGAACCTCGAGAAGCACGGTTTCGTCGAGGTGACCGACGTCGAGCGGCAGGGCAACCGCCCCGAGCGCACCGTCTACGGCCTCACCGACGCCGGGCGCGAGGAGCTGACCGAGTGGATGTCCGACCTCATGGCCGTACCGGTCAAGGAGTTCCCGATCTTCGAGACCGCGCTCTCCCTCATGGGGGTGCTGCACCCCGACGAGGTCGTCCGGCTCCTGGAGGAGCGGCTCGCGACCCTGGAGGTGCAGGTGGCCAGCGGTCGCGGGGCCCTGCAGAAGCTGTACGAGACGCTGCCGCGGCTCTTCCTGGTGGAGACCGAGTACCAGCTGCACATGCTTCAGGCGCAGGCCACATGGGTGCGCGACGTCCTGGACGAGATCGGGAAGGGCACCCTGCCCGGAGTCGACGGCTGGCGGCGGTTCCATGAAACGGGCGAGATCCCGCCCGAGTTCCGGGAGTTGGAGGCGCACGACACCGAGGAGTGA
- a CDS encoding roadblock/LC7 domain-containing protein, which produces MIQQRGNFDWMLKQLNDGVPGVEMIVVLSADGLRIARHGGDPDAADRVAAACAGVQSLASAIIQEIPGAGDMKLVVIEIEGGYFYLMNAGANAYLAVLADVTCEPGRMGGMMRDLVVRVGAHLTSPPRRNGQAV; this is translated from the coding sequence GTGATCCAGCAGCGAGGCAACTTCGACTGGATGCTCAAGCAGCTGAACGACGGCGTACCGGGCGTCGAGATGATCGTGGTGCTCTCCGCCGACGGACTGCGCATCGCCCGCCATGGCGGTGACCCCGACGCCGCCGACCGGGTGGCCGCCGCCTGCGCGGGCGTACAGAGCCTCGCCAGTGCCATCATCCAGGAGATCCCGGGTGCCGGTGACATGAAGCTCGTCGTCATCGAGATCGAGGGCGGCTACTTCTACCTCATGAACGCCGGTGCCAACGCCTACCTCGCCGTGCTCGCCGACGTGACCTGCGAGCCGGGCCGGATGGGCGGCATGATGCGCGACCTGGTCGTCCGGGTGGGCGCTCACCTCACCAGTCCGCCCCGGCGGAACGGGCAGGCCGTATGA
- a CDS encoding DUF742 domain-containing protein has translation MTPPQRKRRRPQPLPPPPPPPAGPADGEQPRRYPERLYTIAGTDGGGRAELDLVTLIVAHSAPPPSASPEEAAVLRLCTAPLSVAELSAYLNLPFSAMTVLITELITTELVQARAPIVRKAVADRSILEAVMHGLQRL, from the coding sequence ATGACTCCTCCGCAACGCAAACGGCGCCGGCCGCAGCCACTGCCGCCCCCGCCGCCCCCGCCCGCCGGGCCGGCGGACGGCGAGCAACCGCGCAGGTATCCCGAACGTCTGTACACCATCGCCGGCACCGACGGCGGCGGCCGGGCCGAACTCGATCTGGTCACCTTAATCGTGGCGCATTCCGCGCCGCCGCCGTCCGCCTCACCGGAGGAGGCGGCAGTGCTCCGGCTCTGTACCGCCCCTCTGTCCGTGGCCGAGCTCTCGGCCTATCTCAATCTGCCGTTCAGCGCGATGACCGTCCTGATCACCGAGCTGATCACGACCGAACTGGTGCAGGCGCGCGCCCCGATCGTCCGCAAGGCGGTCGCCGACCGTTCCATCCTCGAAGCGGTGATGCATGGACTTCAACGGCTCTGA
- a CDS encoding RluA family pseudouridine synthase produces the protein MRRRTPPPPAPLPQHDGVDPVRVRLPFGGQWATVREHLVERLTGAGPGVVAGMFDAGLVVAADGRAVAPDAPYEPGMFVWFHRELPEEITVPFPVEVVHRDEHIVVADKPHFLATTPRGTHVAETALARLRRELDLPSLTAAHRLDRLTAGLVLFTVRPEERGAYQTLFRDRRVRKEYEAVAPYDPALTLPRTVRSRIVKERGVPAAREVEGEPNAVTRVESAGHRAGLGRYRLIPETGQTHQLRVHLSALGVPILGDPLYPEVTAPVPAGDFRRPLQLLARRLEFTDPVTGAEHTFVSGRTLSAWSDPAEWADRAP, from the coding sequence ATGAGACGCCGTACGCCACCCCCGCCCGCCCCGCTCCCCCAGCACGACGGAGTCGACCCGGTGCGGGTGCGGCTGCCGTTCGGCGGGCAGTGGGCCACCGTTCGGGAGCATCTGGTGGAGCGGCTGACGGGCGCCGGGCCCGGCGTGGTCGCGGGGATGTTCGACGCGGGGCTGGTGGTGGCGGCCGACGGGCGGGCGGTGGCGCCGGACGCGCCGTACGAACCGGGGATGTTCGTGTGGTTCCACCGGGAGCTGCCCGAGGAGATCACCGTGCCGTTCCCGGTGGAGGTGGTCCACCGGGATGAGCACATCGTCGTCGCCGACAAACCGCACTTCCTCGCGACGACCCCGCGCGGCACGCATGTCGCCGAGACCGCGCTGGCCCGGCTGCGCCGCGAGCTGGACCTCCCTTCGCTGACCGCCGCGCACCGGCTGGACCGGCTCACCGCCGGACTCGTGCTGTTCACGGTGCGGCCCGAGGAGCGCGGGGCGTACCAGACGCTGTTCCGGGACCGGCGGGTGCGCAAGGAGTACGAGGCCGTCGCGCCCTACGATCCCGCGCTCACCCTGCCCCGGACCGTGCGCAGCCGGATCGTGAAGGAGCGCGGGGTGCCGGCCGCCCGGGAGGTCGAGGGCGAGCCGAACGCGGTGACGCGGGTGGAGTCGGCCGGGCACCGGGCGGGTCTTGGCCGGTACCGGCTCATCCCCGAGACCGGGCAGACCCATCAGCTGCGGGTGCATCTGAGCGCGCTGGGCGTGCCCATCCTCGGCGACCCGCTCTATCCGGAGGTGACCGCCCCCGTACCGGCCGGTGACTTCCGGCGTCCGCTGCAACTGCTCGCGCGGAGGCTGGAGTTCACCGATCCGGTCACGGGGGCGGAGCACACCTTCGTCAGCGGGCGGACGCTGTCGGCGTGGTCGGACCCGGCCGAGTGGGCCGACCGGGCGCCGTAG
- a CDS encoding ATP-binding protein — translation MVSVRKPPGGRERPYARVLLPPAIVMAAATGAAVALVPATARIAVGGCGAVAVLLVLATAAEAVRRGRKLREAQAEHARHSAYLERRLAAHDEEIVRLATDVLPTALHRLRHGESLREVMRKVIDLDPELRHIPESQRVLLYSALRGADHEISMRDATERSFVSIARRIQAIVHQQANELREMEEDHGRNPEVFDDLLRLDHGTSLIGRLADTISVLGGGRPGRQWPLPVSLYSVLRGAMSRILEYRRIELNSIVNINIKGTSVEPIIHAAAELLDNATRYSPPTTKVHVTATEVQTGVVIEIEDAGVSLNEESRARIEKAITDAMAGDDAENLGSSPRLGLAVVGRLCKAFDMKVSLRASAYGGVRAILVVPGVMTTTEPGVGAAHGIGATAVPKPELGAVEGPKRPPKKRRPTSPRIPAGISMEDDVPEVTEWTAGGLPQRRSRVKTPLSQRIAEQAAIERAEREGRPTIWSQHKPEPEPEPEMDPEIKKLRERPPGMWVDDFWNGLKKGMPEGATASELTDFTLNPTAYTHLLNDSDTGTEADDEGDLK, via the coding sequence ATGGTGAGTGTTCGAAAGCCTCCCGGCGGCCGTGAACGTCCTTACGCGCGCGTGCTGTTGCCGCCTGCCATAGTGATGGCCGCGGCGACCGGGGCCGCCGTCGCCCTCGTACCTGCCACGGCCCGGATCGCCGTCGGTGGGTGCGGGGCGGTGGCCGTGCTTCTGGTCCTCGCCACGGCCGCCGAAGCCGTCCGCCGAGGACGCAAGCTCCGCGAGGCGCAGGCCGAGCACGCCCGTCACAGTGCGTATCTGGAGCGCCGCCTCGCCGCCCACGACGAGGAGATCGTCCGCCTCGCCACCGACGTCCTGCCCACCGCGCTGCACCGGCTGCGCCACGGAGAATCGCTCAGGGAGGTGATGCGCAAGGTCATCGACCTCGACCCCGAGCTGCGCCACATCCCCGAGTCGCAGCGCGTCCTGCTGTACAGCGCGCTGCGCGGCGCCGACCACGAGATCTCGATGCGCGACGCGACCGAGCGTTCCTTCGTCAGCATCGCCCGCCGCATCCAGGCCATCGTCCACCAGCAGGCCAACGAACTGCGCGAGATGGAGGAGGACCACGGCCGCAACCCCGAGGTCTTCGACGACCTGTTGCGCCTCGACCACGGCACCTCGCTGATCGGCCGTCTCGCCGACACCATCTCCGTGCTCGGCGGCGGGCGCCCCGGCCGCCAGTGGCCCCTGCCCGTCTCGCTGTACAGCGTGCTGCGCGGTGCCATGTCCCGGATCCTGGAGTACCGGCGCATCGAGCTGAACTCGATCGTCAACATCAACATCAAGGGCACCTCGGTCGAGCCGATCATCCACGCGGCCGCCGAACTCCTCGACAACGCCACCCGCTACTCGCCGCCGACGACCAAGGTGCACGTCACCGCCACCGAGGTGCAGACCGGCGTCGTCATCGAGATCGAGGACGCCGGCGTCAGCCTCAACGAGGAGTCCCGCGCCCGCATCGAGAAGGCGATCACCGACGCCATGGCGGGTGACGACGCGGAGAACCTGGGCTCCAGCCCGCGCCTCGGCCTCGCCGTCGTCGGCCGGCTCTGCAAGGCCTTCGACATGAAGGTCTCGCTGCGCGCCTCCGCCTACGGCGGTGTCCGCGCGATCCTCGTCGTACCGGGCGTCATGACCACCACCGAGCCCGGCGTCGGCGCCGCCCACGGCATCGGTGCCACCGCCGTGCCGAAGCCCGAACTCGGCGCGGTCGAGGGCCCCAAGCGCCCGCCCAAGAAGCGCCGCCCCACCAGCCCCCGCATCCCCGCCGGGATCTCCATGGAGGACGACGTCCCCGAGGTCACCGAGTGGACGGCGGGCGGTCTGCCGCAGCGCCGCAGCCGGGTCAAGACCCCGCTCAGCCAGCGGATCGCCGAGCAGGCCGCCATCGAGCGCGCCGAGCGCGAGGGCAGGCCGACCATCTGGTCCCAGCACAAGCCCGAGCCCGAACCCGAGCCCGAGATGGACCCCGAGATCAAGAAGCTCCGGGAGCGGCCGCCGGGCATGTGGGTCGACGACTTCTGGAACGGCCTGAAGAAGGGCATGCCCGAGGGCGCCACCGCGAGCGAACTGACCGACTTCACGCTGAACCCGACCGCGTACACGCACCTGCTCAACGATTCGGACACCGGCACCGAGGCCGACGACGAGGGGGACCTCAAGTGA
- a CDS encoding GTP-binding protein, with amino-acid sequence MDFNGSDTIPGPRTEDHLPHTAQAAVKIVIVGGFGVGKTTMVGSVSDIRPLTTEETMTQAGIGVDDNYGSESKTATTVAMDFGRISITDKLVLYLFGTPGQERFWFLWNGLFEGALGAVVLVDTRRLEVSFDVMGRLEERGVPFVVAINSFPDAPRYPVEELRTALDLTPDIPIMDCDVRRRASSKEVLMTLMRFLHSLALSGALT; translated from the coding sequence ATGGACTTCAACGGCTCTGACACCATCCCCGGACCACGCACCGAGGACCATCTGCCGCACACGGCGCAGGCCGCGGTGAAAATCGTGATCGTGGGCGGCTTCGGCGTCGGCAAGACCACCATGGTCGGTTCGGTCAGCGACATCAGACCGCTGACCACCGAGGAGACCATGACCCAGGCCGGCATCGGGGTCGACGACAACTACGGCTCCGAATCCAAGACCGCCACCACCGTGGCCATGGACTTCGGCCGCATCAGCATCACCGACAAGCTGGTGCTCTATCTCTTCGGCACCCCCGGCCAGGAGCGCTTCTGGTTCCTGTGGAACGGCCTGTTCGAAGGCGCGCTCGGCGCGGTCGTCCTGGTCGACACCCGGCGCCTGGAAGTCAGCTTCGACGTCATGGGACGCCTGGAGGAGCGCGGGGTGCCCTTCGTCGTCGCCATCAACTCCTTCCCCGACGCGCCCCGTTACCCCGTCGAGGAACTGCGCACCGCGCTGGACCTGACCCCGGACATCCCGATCATGGACTGCGATGTGCGGCGCCGGGCCTCCAGCAAGGAGGTACTGATGACCCTGATGCGCTTCCTGCACTCGCTCGCCCTGTCCGGCGCCCTCACCTGA
- a CDS encoding GNAT family N-acetyltransferase translates to MPYLTSPVLTAGVLARTPQPTLPTGDGLVLRPWRASDAPAVHAAFQDPVLHQWHIKSCDSEDEAAAWIEEWRSSWEGEDNAQWAVVEEDTDELLGRVALRQIMLGDGVAEVAYWTVAQARGRGVAARSTTTLTRWAFEEIGLHRLELLHATANEASCRVAAKTGFALEGTKRSACLHADGWHDMHLHARVRGD, encoded by the coding sequence ATGCCCTACCTCACCAGCCCGGTTCTGACCGCCGGAGTCCTCGCCCGTACCCCGCAGCCCACCCTCCCGACCGGCGACGGCCTGGTCCTTCGCCCTTGGCGGGCTTCGGACGCGCCCGCCGTACATGCCGCCTTCCAGGATCCGGTCCTGCACCAGTGGCACATCAAGTCCTGCGACTCCGAGGACGAGGCCGCCGCCTGGATCGAGGAGTGGCGGTCGTCCTGGGAGGGCGAGGACAACGCCCAGTGGGCCGTCGTGGAGGAGGACACGGACGAGCTGTTGGGCCGGGTCGCCCTCCGGCAGATCATGCTCGGCGACGGTGTGGCCGAGGTCGCGTACTGGACCGTGGCACAGGCCCGGGGCCGGGGCGTCGCGGCGCGCTCCACGACCACGCTGACCCGCTGGGCCTTCGAGGAGATCGGCCTGCACCGCCTCGAACTCCTGCACGCCACCGCCAACGAGGCGTCCTGCCGCGTGGCCGCCAAGACCGGCTTCGCCCTGGAGGGCACCAAGCGCAGCGCCTGCCTGCACGCGGACGGCTGGCACGACATGCACCTGCACGCACGCGTGCGCGGAGACTGA
- the tatC gene encoding twin-arginine translocase subunit TatC, with amino-acid sequence MPKSARNKERDPEGRMPLADHLRELRNRLAKGVLAIVVVAVVAAFFYKDIINFITQPVLDKVGCGQSFGELAKNKNVHCAHITVSGLLAPFTLALKVALTAGVVLAAPVWLYQLWAFVAPGLHRHEKRYAYAFVGFGFPLFLGGGYLAYNVLPMTAKVLIDLTPGGAENLLPLDELLDLVTRMIVVFGLAFEMPLLLVMLNLTGVLSGRRMLGWWRGMIVGIAAFAAVATPSPDPGTMLALAAPIWALFFIAVAFSMINDRRKARREATGPADDEASELDLTPEEIGEIEPVSATRALPEQSDTDRVNGYDDIT; translated from the coding sequence TTGCCCAAGTCTGCCCGCAACAAGGAGAGGGATCCCGAGGGGCGGATGCCGCTCGCGGACCACTTGCGTGAGCTGCGCAACCGGCTCGCCAAGGGAGTCCTGGCGATCGTCGTTGTCGCGGTGGTGGCGGCCTTCTTCTACAAGGACATCATCAACTTCATCACCCAGCCGGTGCTCGACAAGGTCGGTTGCGGGCAGTCCTTCGGAGAGCTGGCCAAGAACAAGAACGTTCACTGCGCGCACATCACCGTCAGCGGTCTGCTGGCGCCGTTCACCCTGGCCCTGAAGGTCGCGCTGACGGCCGGCGTCGTCCTGGCGGCGCCTGTCTGGCTCTACCAGCTGTGGGCATTCGTCGCGCCCGGTCTGCACCGGCACGAGAAGAGGTACGCGTACGCGTTCGTGGGCTTCGGCTTCCCGCTGTTCCTCGGCGGCGGCTACCTCGCCTACAACGTGCTGCCCATGACGGCGAAGGTGCTGATCGACCTCACGCCCGGCGGCGCGGAGAATCTGTTGCCGCTGGATGAGCTGCTCGACCTGGTCACGCGCATGATCGTGGTCTTCGGACTCGCCTTCGAGATGCCTTTGCTGCTGGTCATGCTCAACCTCACCGGCGTCCTGTCCGGTCGGCGCATGCTCGGCTGGTGGCGCGGCATGATCGTCGGCATCGCCGCCTTCGCGGCGGTGGCCACGCCGAGCCCCGACCCGGGGACGATGCTGGCGCTGGCGGCGCCGATCTGGGCGCTGTTCTTCATCGCCGTGGCCTTCTCGATGATCAACGACCGGCGCAAGGCCCGTCGGGAGGCCACGGGGCCCGCCGACGACGAGGCCTCCGAGCTGGATCTCACGCCCGAGGAGATCGGCGAGATCGAGCCCGTCTCCGCCACCCGAGCCCTGCCCGAGCAGTCGGACACCGACCGGGTCAACGGCTACGACGACATCACCTGA
- a CDS encoding cytochrome P450: MTPEPQSLTGTDPVPGPPPGCPAHGLGAGGPHRLYGPDAADLDDLYERLRDEHGPVAPVLLHDDVPMWVVLGHTENLHLVRSPAQYTRDSRIWTPLQEGMVKPDHPLMPHIAWQPICSHAEGDEHQRLRAAVTGAMSTIDHRNMRRHIGRYTQELVNDFCERGRADLVSQFAEHLPMAVMCELFGMPEEYNDRMVQAARDALKGTETAIQSHTYVMDALSRLTTRRRARPDDDFTSHLITHPAGLTDDEVREHLRLVLFAAYEATANLLANALRMVLTEPGFRAQLNGGQMTVPEAIEQSLWDEPPFSTVLGYFAKQDTELGGQIIRKGDGLLFAPAPGNVDPRVRPDLSASMQGNRSHLAFGGGPHECPGQDIGRAIADVGVDALLTRLSDIQLDCPEEDLRWRSSIASRHLVALPVRFEPKPQQDVQRPPSPAPIPSQRATWQTGTPRTEPAPAAEPRPMVPPPVPEPAVAPRQARRAGLWRRLLRWWRGE, from the coding sequence GTGACGCCTGAACCGCAATCCCTGACCGGCACAGACCCCGTCCCCGGCCCGCCGCCGGGCTGCCCGGCCCACGGCCTGGGCGCCGGGGGACCGCACCGGCTCTACGGCCCCGACGCGGCCGACCTGGACGACCTCTACGAGCGCCTGCGCGACGAGCACGGCCCCGTGGCGCCCGTGCTGCTGCACGACGACGTACCGATGTGGGTGGTCCTCGGGCACACCGAGAACCTGCACCTGGTGCGCAGCCCCGCCCAGTACACCCGCGACAGCCGGATCTGGACCCCGCTGCAGGAGGGCATGGTCAAACCCGACCACCCCCTCATGCCGCACATCGCCTGGCAGCCCATCTGCTCGCACGCCGAGGGCGACGAGCACCAGCGGCTGCGCGCGGCGGTCACCGGCGCCATGTCGACCATCGACCACCGCAACATGCGCCGTCACATCGGCCGCTACACCCAGGAACTGGTCAACGACTTCTGCGAACGGGGCCGTGCCGACCTGGTCTCCCAGTTCGCCGAGCACCTGCCGATGGCCGTCATGTGCGAGCTTTTCGGCATGCCGGAGGAGTACAACGACCGGATGGTGCAGGCCGCCCGCGACGCCCTCAAGGGCACCGAGACCGCCATCCAGAGCCATACCTACGTCATGGACGCGCTGAGCCGGCTCACCACCCGCCGCCGTGCCCGGCCCGACGACGACTTCACCAGTCACCTCATCACCCACCCCGCGGGGCTGACCGACGACGAGGTGCGCGAACATCTGCGCCTCGTCCTGTTCGCGGCCTACGAGGCCACCGCCAACCTGCTCGCCAACGCGCTGCGCATGGTCCTGACCGAGCCGGGCTTCCGCGCCCAGCTCAACGGCGGCCAGATGACCGTGCCGGAGGCGATCGAGCAGTCCCTGTGGGACGAGCCGCCGTTCAGCACGGTCCTGGGCTACTTCGCCAAGCAGGACACGGAGCTGGGCGGCCAGATCATCCGCAAGGGCGACGGACTGCTCTTCGCGCCCGCCCCGGGCAACGTGGACCCGCGCGTCCGCCCGGACCTGTCCGCCAGCATGCAGGGCAACCGCTCGCACCTCGCCTTCGGGGGCGGCCCGCACGAGTGCCCCGGCCAGGACATCGGCCGTGCCATCGCCGACGTCGGCGTGGACGCCCTGCTGACGCGGCTCTCGGACATCCAGCTGGACTGCCCCGAGGAGGACCTGCGCTGGCGGTCGTCCATCGCCTCCCGGCACCTGGTGGCCCTGCCGGTGCGCTTCGAACCGAAGCCCCAGCAGGACGTGCAGCGCCCGCCCAGCCCCGCACCCATCCCGTCGCAGCGCGCCACCTGGCAGACCGGCACCCCGCGCACGGAGCCGGCACCCGCCGCCGAGCCCCGGCCGATGGTCCCGCCGCCGGTTCCCGAGCCCGCCGTCGCACCGCGGCAGGCCCGCCGCGCCGGCTTGTGGCGGCGCCTGCTGCGCTGGTGGCGCGGCGAGTGA
- a CDS encoding DEAD/DEAH box helicase, producing the protein MIVLLSVAPGTLESTMTEDLSPAERYAAARRRAAEQATALASFREMYDFGLDPFQIEACQALEAGKGVLVAAPTGSGKTIVGEFAVHLALMQGKKCFYTTPIKALSNQKYADLCRRYGDGMVGLLTGDNSINSDAPVVVMTTEVLRNMLYAGSQTLLGLGYVVMDEVHYLSDRFRGAVWEEVIIHLPESVTLVSLSATVSNAEEFGDWLDTVRGDTEVIVSEHRPVPLFQHVLAGRRMYDLFEEGEGHKKAVNPDLARLARMEATRPSYQDRRRGRAMREADRERERRQRSRVWTPGRPEVIERLDSEGLLPAITFIFSRAACEAAVQQCLYAGLRLNDEEAREQVRALVEERTAAIPSEDLHVLGYYEWLEGLERGIAAHHAGMLPTFKEVVEELFVRGLVKAVFATETLALGINMPARSVVLEKLVKWNGEQHADITPGEYTQLTGRAGRRGIDIEGHAVVLWQRGMSPEHLAGLAGTRTYPLRSSFKPSYNMAVNLVEQFGRHRSRELLETSFAQFQADKSVVGISRQVQRNEEGLEGYKASMTCHLGDFEEYARLRRELKDRETELARQGANERRAEAAVALEKLKPGDVIHVPTGKYAGLALVLDPGLPAGRSNGHRGFDHHDGPRPLVLTAERQVKRLASMDFPVPVEPLDRMRIPKSFNPRSPQSRRDLASALRAKAGHIPPERARKKRSQAADDREIARLRTAIRAHPCHGCNDREDHARWAERYHRLLRDTSQLERRIEGRTNTIARTFDRIVALLTELDYLRGDEVTEHGRRLARLYGELDLLASECLREGVWEGLGPAELAACVSALVYEARVGDDAMAPKLPSGKAKAALGEMVRIWGRLDAVEEDFRINQTEGVGQREPDLGFAWAAYMWASGTGLDEVLREAEMPAGDFVRWCKQVIDVLGQIAAASPAEGSTVAKNARKAVDALLRGVVAYSSVG; encoded by the coding sequence ATGATCGTCCTGTTGTCAGTGGCGCCCGGTACGCTCGAAAGCACGATGACAGAGGACCTCTCACCGGCCGAGCGGTACGCGGCAGCCCGCAGGCGGGCAGCCGAGCAGGCCACCGCGCTCGCGTCCTTCCGCGAGATGTACGACTTCGGCCTCGACCCCTTCCAGATCGAGGCCTGCCAGGCGCTCGAAGCGGGGAAGGGTGTGCTGGTGGCCGCCCCCACCGGCTCGGGCAAGACGATCGTGGGCGAGTTCGCCGTCCACCTCGCCCTCATGCAGGGCAAGAAGTGCTTCTACACGACACCCATCAAGGCACTGTCGAACCAGAAGTACGCCGACCTGTGCCGCCGCTACGGAGACGGCATGGTCGGCCTCCTCACCGGCGACAACAGCATCAACTCCGACGCCCCGGTGGTCGTGATGACCACCGAGGTGCTGCGCAACATGCTGTACGCGGGCTCCCAGACCCTCCTCGGCCTCGGCTATGTGGTCATGGACGAGGTGCACTATCTCTCGGACCGCTTCCGCGGCGCCGTCTGGGAGGAAGTGATCATCCACCTCCCCGAGTCGGTGACCCTGGTGTCACTGTCGGCGACCGTGTCCAACGCCGAGGAGTTCGGCGACTGGCTGGACACCGTCCGCGGCGACACCGAGGTGATCGTCTCCGAGCACCGGCCGGTCCCGCTGTTCCAGCACGTCCTCGCCGGACGCCGGATGTACGACCTGTTCGAGGAGGGCGAGGGCCACAAGAAGGCCGTCAACCCCGACCTCGCCCGCCTCGCCCGCATGGAGGCGACCCGGCCCTCGTACCAGGACCGCAGACGCGGCCGGGCGATGCGCGAGGCCGACCGTGAGCGCGAGCGCAGACAGCGCTCGCGCGTGTGGACGCCGGGCCGGCCCGAGGTCATCGAGCGGCTCGACTCCGAGGGGCTGTTGCCCGCGATCACCTTCATCTTCAGCCGCGCCGCCTGCGAGGCCGCCGTCCAGCAGTGCCTGTACGCGGGCCTCAGACTCAACGACGAGGAGGCGCGGGAACAGGTCCGCGCGCTGGTCGAGGAGCGCACCGCCGCCATCCCGTCCGAGGACCTGCACGTCCTCGGCTACTACGAGTGGCTGGAGGGCCTGGAGCGAGGTATCGCAGCCCACCACGCGGGCATGCTGCCGACGTTCAAGGAGGTCGTCGAGGAGCTGTTCGTGCGCGGCCTGGTCAAGGCCGTGTTCGCGACCGAGACCCTGGCCCTCGGCATCAACATGCCCGCCCGCTCGGTGGTGCTGGAGAAGCTCGTCAAGTGGAACGGCGAACAGCACGCCGACATCACGCCGGGCGAGTACACCCAGCTCACCGGCCGGGCCGGGCGCCGCGGCATCGACATCGAGGGGCACGCGGTCGTGCTCTGGCAGCGCGGGATGAGCCCCGAGCACCTGGCCGGTCTCGCGGGCACGCGTACGTACCCGCTGCGCTCCAGCTTCAAGCCGTCGTACAACATGGCGGTCAATCTGGTCGAGCAGTTCGGCCGGCACCGCTCGCGCGAGTTGCTGGAGACCTCCTTCGCCCAGTTCCAGGCCGACAAGTCGGTCGTCGGGATCTCCCGCCAGGTGCAGCGCAACGAGGAGGGCCTGGAAGGCTACAAGGCCTCCATGACCTGCCACCTCGGCGACTTCGAGGAGTACGCGCGGCTGCGCCGCGAACTGAAGGACCGGGAGACGGAGCTGGCCCGGCAGGGCGCGAACGAGCGGCGTGCGGAGGCCGCCGTCGCCCTGGAGAAGCTCAAGCCGGGCGACGTCATCCACGTGCCCACCGGCAAGTACGCGGGTCTCGCCCTGGTCCTGGACCCGGGCCTGCCCGCCGGCCGTTCCAACGGCCACCGCGGCTTCGACCACCACGACGGCCCGCGCCCGCTGGTGCTGACCGCCGAACGGCAGGTCAAACGGCTGGCGTCGATGGACTTCCCGGTACCGGTCGAGCCGCTGGACCGGATGCGGATCCCGAAGAGCTTCAACCCGCGCTCCCCGCAGTCCCGCCGGGACCTCGCCTCCGCGCTGCGCGCCAAGGCCGGGCACATCCCGCCGGAGCGGGCCCGCAAGAAGCGTTCGCAGGCCGCCGACGACCGCGAGATCGCACGGCTGCGCACGGCGATCCGCGCCCACCCCTGCCACGGCTGCAACGACCGTGAGGACCACGCCCGTTGGGCCGAGCGCTACCACCGCCTGCTGCGTGACACCTCGCAGCTGGAGCGCCGCATCGAGGGCCGTACGAACACCATCGCGCGGACCTTCGACCGGATCGTGGCGCTGCTGACCGAGCTGGACTACCTGCGCGGCGACGAGGTCACCGAGCACGGCAGACGGCTCGCCCGGCTCTACGGCGAACTCGACCTGCTGGCCAGCGAATGCCTGCGCGAGGGCGTCTGGGAGGGCCTCGGCCCGGCCGAACTGGCGGCCTGCGTCTCGGCGTTGGTGTACGAGGCACGGGTCGGCGACGACGCCATGGCGCCCAAGCTGCCCTCCGGCAAGGCGAAGGCCGCGCTCGGCGAGATGGTCCGGATCTGGGGCCGCCTGGACGCGGTGGAGGAGGATTTCCGGATCAACCAGACCGAGGGCGTCGGCCAGCGCGAGCCGGACCTCGGCTTCGCCTGGGCCGCCTACATGTGGGCCTCCGGCACGGGCCTGGACGAGGTGCTGCGCGAGGCGGAGATGCCGGCGGGCGACTTCGTGCGCTGGTGCAAGCAGGTCATCGACGTCCTCGGGCAGATCGCCGCGGCTTCTCCCGCGGAGGGCTCGACCGTGGCGAAGAACGCGCGCAAGGCCGTCGACGCGTTGCTCCGCGGAGTGGTCGCCTACTCGTCCGTGGGATGA